From Caretta caretta isolate rCarCar2 chromosome 3, rCarCar1.hap1, whole genome shotgun sequence, a single genomic window includes:
- the CENPO gene encoding centromere protein O isoform X2 — protein MEEARAYLRDGVLSHLEKLEAHARKLALKQEETQRQQENLVRLRARIQELRLQRDELQTKVNLQQVGLIRQEGATSSNVEPVQGTETGGQALLKWKVENVKAMLQAFHLTGISGKLTKQGICFCISTAYEGTYLDSYYLDLLIQQPVQIHHHSVPIFIPLEQIAKKYLQTDIKCFLAMLSDHLNAYAGRKYQADQLQDHFSAFLEGTLQRNSLHNVLFFNYDVETESKTFPFRAKLVYGNLTRSIPTEAIITCKGDVSASLVEKTAAHSNLFRHTALHKAFDSFKRAAESLDQSTILDEGFNKTVLFFANTCPSRP, from the exons ATGGAAGAGGCAAGAGCTTACCTGAGAGATG GGGTCCTATCCCATCTGGAAAAGCTGGAAGCTCATGCACGGAAACTAGCACTGAAGCAAGAAGAAACTCAACGGCAGCAGGAGAATTTGGTCAGGCTGAGAGCAAGAATCCAGGAGCTGAGACTCCAAAGAGATGAACTCCAGACCAAAGTGAACCTGCAGCAAGTTGGG CTCATCAGGCAGGAAGGAGCTACCAGCAGTAATGTGGAGCCCGTCCAAGGAACAGAGACCGGAGGGCAAGCTCTTCTAAAATGGAAAGTGGAAAATGTGAAGGCCATGCTGCAAGCCTTTCATCTGACAG GGATTAGTGGGAAATTGACCAAACAAGGAATCTGTTTCTGCATCAGCACTGCTTATGAAGGCACCTACCTGGACTCCTACTACCTCGACCTCCTCATACAGCAACCAGTCCAGATTCATCACCACTCTGTCCCCATCTTCATCCCCTTGGAGCAAATAGCCAAGAAGTACTTGCAGACCGACATCAAATGTTTCCTGGCTATGTTGTCTGATCACCTGAATGCTTATGCTGGAAGGAAATACCAGGCAGATCAGTTACAG GACCATTTTTCAGCCTTTCTCGAAGGAACCTTGCAGAGAAACTCCTTGCATAATGTATTGTTCTTTAATTATGATGTGGAAACAGAAAGCAAGACCTTTCCATTCAGAGCAAAGCTGGTTTACGGCAATCTCACCCGTAGTATTCCAACTGAGGCCATTATTACATGTAAAG GGGATGTTTCTGCCTCTCTGGTGGAGAAGACAGCAGCTCATTCAAACTTATTCCGCCACACAGCTCTGCACAAAGCCTTTGATTCCTTCAAAAGAGCAGCAGAAAGTCTGGATCAATCGAC AATATTGGATGAAGGCTTTAATAAAACAGTCTTGTTCTTTGCCAATACCTGTCCATCTCGTCCTTAA
- the CENPO gene encoding centromere protein O isoform X1, producing MEEARAYLRDGVLSHLEKLEAHARKLALKQEETQRQQENLVRLRARIQELRLQRDELQTKVNLQQVGLIRQEGATSSNVEPVQGTETGGQALLKWKVENVKAMLQAFHLTGISGKLTKQGICFCISTAYEGTYLDSYYLDLLIQQPVQIHHHSVPIFIPLEQIAKKYLQTDIKCFLAMLSDHLNAYAGRKYQADQLQDHFSAFLEGTLQRNSLHNVLFFNYDVETESKTFPFRAKLVYGNLTRSIPTEAIITCKAGDVSASLVEKTAAHSNLFRHTALHKAFDSFKRAAESLDQSTILDEGFNKTVLFFANTCPSRP from the exons ATGGAAGAGGCAAGAGCTTACCTGAGAGATG GGGTCCTATCCCATCTGGAAAAGCTGGAAGCTCATGCACGGAAACTAGCACTGAAGCAAGAAGAAACTCAACGGCAGCAGGAGAATTTGGTCAGGCTGAGAGCAAGAATCCAGGAGCTGAGACTCCAAAGAGATGAACTCCAGACCAAAGTGAACCTGCAGCAAGTTGGG CTCATCAGGCAGGAAGGAGCTACCAGCAGTAATGTGGAGCCCGTCCAAGGAACAGAGACCGGAGGGCAAGCTCTTCTAAAATGGAAAGTGGAAAATGTGAAGGCCATGCTGCAAGCCTTTCATCTGACAG GGATTAGTGGGAAATTGACCAAACAAGGAATCTGTTTCTGCATCAGCACTGCTTATGAAGGCACCTACCTGGACTCCTACTACCTCGACCTCCTCATACAGCAACCAGTCCAGATTCATCACCACTCTGTCCCCATCTTCATCCCCTTGGAGCAAATAGCCAAGAAGTACTTGCAGACCGACATCAAATGTTTCCTGGCTATGTTGTCTGATCACCTGAATGCTTATGCTGGAAGGAAATACCAGGCAGATCAGTTACAG GACCATTTTTCAGCCTTTCTCGAAGGAACCTTGCAGAGAAACTCCTTGCATAATGTATTGTTCTTTAATTATGATGTGGAAACAGAAAGCAAGACCTTTCCATTCAGAGCAAAGCTGGTTTACGGCAATCTCACCCGTAGTATTCCAACTGAGGCCATTATTACATGTAAAG CAGGGGATGTTTCTGCCTCTCTGGTGGAGAAGACAGCAGCTCATTCAAACTTATTCCGCCACACAGCTCTGCACAAAGCCTTTGATTCCTTCAAAAGAGCAGCAGAAAGTCTGGATCAATCGAC AATATTGGATGAAGGCTTTAATAAAACAGTCTTGTTCTTTGCCAATACCTGTCCATCTCGTCCTTAA
- the CENPO gene encoding centromere protein O isoform X3, which yields MVLAGVLSHLEKLEAHARKLALKQEETQRQQENLVRLRARIQELRLQRDELQTKVNLQQVGLIRQEGATSSNVEPVQGTETGGQALLKWKVENVKAMLQAFHLTGISGKLTKQGICFCISTAYEGTYLDSYYLDLLIQQPVQIHHHSVPIFIPLEQIAKKYLQTDIKCFLAMLSDHLNAYAGRKYQADQLQDHFSAFLEGTLQRNSLHNVLFFNYDVETESKTFPFRAKLVYGNLTRSIPTEAIITCKAGDVSASLVEKTAAHSNLFRHTALHKAFDSFKRAAESLDQSTILDEGFNKTVLFFANTCPSRP from the exons ATGGTGCTCGCGG GGGTCCTATCCCATCTGGAAAAGCTGGAAGCTCATGCACGGAAACTAGCACTGAAGCAAGAAGAAACTCAACGGCAGCAGGAGAATTTGGTCAGGCTGAGAGCAAGAATCCAGGAGCTGAGACTCCAAAGAGATGAACTCCAGACCAAAGTGAACCTGCAGCAAGTTGGG CTCATCAGGCAGGAAGGAGCTACCAGCAGTAATGTGGAGCCCGTCCAAGGAACAGAGACCGGAGGGCAAGCTCTTCTAAAATGGAAAGTGGAAAATGTGAAGGCCATGCTGCAAGCCTTTCATCTGACAG GGATTAGTGGGAAATTGACCAAACAAGGAATCTGTTTCTGCATCAGCACTGCTTATGAAGGCACCTACCTGGACTCCTACTACCTCGACCTCCTCATACAGCAACCAGTCCAGATTCATCACCACTCTGTCCCCATCTTCATCCCCTTGGAGCAAATAGCCAAGAAGTACTTGCAGACCGACATCAAATGTTTCCTGGCTATGTTGTCTGATCACCTGAATGCTTATGCTGGAAGGAAATACCAGGCAGATCAGTTACAG GACCATTTTTCAGCCTTTCTCGAAGGAACCTTGCAGAGAAACTCCTTGCATAATGTATTGTTCTTTAATTATGATGTGGAAACAGAAAGCAAGACCTTTCCATTCAGAGCAAAGCTGGTTTACGGCAATCTCACCCGTAGTATTCCAACTGAGGCCATTATTACATGTAAAG CAGGGGATGTTTCTGCCTCTCTGGTGGAGAAGACAGCAGCTCATTCAAACTTATTCCGCCACACAGCTCTGCACAAAGCCTTTGATTCCTTCAAAAGAGCAGCAGAAAGTCTGGATCAATCGAC AATATTGGATGAAGGCTTTAATAAAACAGTCTTGTTCTTTGCCAATACCTGTCCATCTCGTCCTTAA
- the PTRHD1 gene encoding putative peptidyl-tRNA hydrolase PTRHD1 — translation MALRKPFSRHAPRNRHPIPYIKMAAPSLFPQHAVRADSVRQGRSDWALFPACSAPLPPARCPYAKMAAPGGSSGRRLVQYVVLRGDLQREPLSWPLGALVAQACHAALAAVHAHYGQADTGAYLAEGGSMRTVVLEALDECALTTLAETLKQHNIDHKVWIEQPENIATCIALRPYPKEEVHQHLKKFRLLK, via the exons ATGGCGCTGAGGAAACCCTTTTCCCGGCATGCTCCGCGCAACCGTCATCCGATTCCGTACATTAAGATGGCGGCGCCTAGCCTGTTTCCCCAGCATGCCGTGCGTGCTGATTCCGTACGGCAAGGTAGGAGTGACTGGGCCCTTTTCCCGGCATGCTCCGCGCCTCTCCCTCCCGCCAGGTGTCCGTACGCTAAGATGGCGGCGCCCGGCGGTAGCTCGGGGCGACGGTTGGTGCAGTACGTGGTGCTGCGGGGGGACCTGCAGCGGGAGCCGCTCTCGTGGCCGCTGGGGGCCCTGGTGGCTCAGGCCTGCCACGCGGCCCTGGCGGCGGTGCACGCGCACTACGGGCAGGCGGACACCGGGGCCTACCTGGCTGAGGGCGGCAGCATGAGGACCGTGGTGCTGGAG GCCCTGGATGAGTGTGCCTTGACGACGCTAGCTGAGACTCTGAAGCAACACAACATCGATCACAAAGTGTGGATAGAGCAGCCAGAGAACATCGCTACTTGCATCGCACTCAGACCCTACCCCAAAGAGGAAGTGCACCAACATCTGAAGAAGTTCAGATTGCTCAAATGA